One Aquipuribacter hungaricus DNA window includes the following coding sequences:
- a CDS encoding type II secretion system protein produces MSWQLAAAVLAGAVIGTALWLLVVPASVRPDGQPGPLVRLRVLLSGPAGVRILVGVVLGLVVLVATRWVPVAVASGAAVIVWPAMFGAAAEQRATIARLEALASWVEALRDAVATSRGLPEALPAASARAHPAIAGPLQELTARMAAREPVEVVLRRLADELNDPIADQAIAALVLNYRAQGRELKTALTGLAAATRREVETRRTVESDRRSTRRAVSLIMIATVAVMILMAVFARDYAAPYATATGQAVLTLVVALLAAGLTVIRSLSQYATPDRFLISSPAERGQPVSGGAR; encoded by the coding sequence GTGAGCTGGCAGCTGGCGGCGGCCGTGCTCGCCGGCGCGGTGATCGGCACCGCCCTGTGGCTGCTCGTGGTGCCCGCTTCGGTGCGTCCCGACGGGCAGCCGGGGCCGCTGGTCCGCTTGCGCGTGCTGCTGTCGGGGCCGGCCGGGGTCCGCATCCTGGTGGGGGTTGTTCTCGGGCTGGTAGTGCTGGTGGCCACCCGATGGGTGCCCGTCGCTGTCGCTTCTGGCGCCGCGGTGATCGTCTGGCCGGCGATGTTCGGAGCCGCGGCGGAGCAGCGCGCCACCATCGCTCGCCTGGAGGCGCTGGCCTCGTGGGTGGAGGCCCTCCGCGACGCCGTGGCAACGAGTCGGGGCCTGCCGGAGGCGTTGCCGGCCGCATCGGCCCGGGCCCACCCCGCCATCGCGGGGCCCTTGCAGGAGCTCACGGCCAGGATGGCGGCCCGGGAGCCCGTCGAGGTAGTGCTGCGCCGGCTCGCGGACGAGCTGAACGACCCGATCGCTGACCAGGCCATCGCGGCGTTGGTGCTCAACTACCGCGCGCAGGGCCGCGAGCTGAAGACGGCCCTGACGGGGCTGGCTGCGGCCACGCGTCGAGAAGTCGAGACCCGGCGAACGGTGGAGTCCGACCGCCGCTCCACCCGCCGGGCCGTCAGCTTGATCATGATCGCCACCGTGGCGGTCATGATCCTCATGGCGGTGTTCGCCCGCGACTACGCCGCCCCCTACGCCACCGCCACCGGGCAGGCGGTCCTGACCCTGGTGGTGGCCCTGCTCGCGGCCGGTCTCACCGTGATCCGCAGCCTGTCGCAGTACGCCACACCGGACCGATTCCTTATCAGCAGCCCAGCCGAACGCGGCCAGCCCGTCAGCGGCGGCGCCCGGTGA